From a single Erpetoichthys calabaricus chromosome 1, fErpCal1.3, whole genome shotgun sequence genomic region:
- the chrm2a gene encoding muscarinic acetylcholine receptor M2a yields the protein MDNSTYSNSSGGNVTSLNLQDSPYKTVEVVFIVLVAGSLSLVTVIGNILVMVSIKVNRNLQTVNNYFLFSLACADLIIGVCSMNLYTVYTVIGYWPLGPVVCDLWLALDYVVSNASVMNLLIISFDRYFCVTKPLSYPVKRTTKMAGMMIAAAWVLSFILWAPAILFWQFIVGGRTVPEKECYIQFFSNAAVTFGTAIAAFYLPVIIMMVLYWQISRASKSRIKKDHRKPSSNQDPISPSLVRGQIVKPDNNNVSAEEEEQGSNLNQNQHLLSQHQNKLQNGKAPSSAEGECGNKSMQNCSQNEEKESSNDSTSLSVVATNTKDEEMVVDLKETSCVPSQQPTRHRAKAEGSKLTCIKIVTKSPKGDCCPTNTTIEIVPGAEKQNLVARKIVKITKQPPKKKKNPPSREKKVTRTILAILLAFIVTWTPYNVMVLINTFCSSCVPNTVWTIGYWLCYINSTINPACYALCNATFKKTFKHLLLCQYKNIGAAR from the coding sequence ATGGATAACTCCACCTATTCTAATTCCTCTGGTGGAAATGTGACAAGTCTTAACCTTCAGGACAGTCCCTACAAGACAGTGGAGGTTGTATTTATTGTTCTTGTTGCTGGATCACTGAGTCTGGTCACAGTAATTGGTAACATTCTTGTCATGGTTTCCATTAAGGTCAATAGGAACCTACAGACAGTAAATAATTACTTTCTTTTCAGTTTGGCATGTGCAGACCTAATTATCGGTGTTTGCTCCATGAACTTGTATACAGTTTACACTGTCATTGGATACTGGCCTTTGGGACCTGTTGTTTGTGACCTGTGGCTAGCCTTGGATTATGTCGTCAGCAACGCTTCTGTAATGAATCTGCTAATTATCAGCTTTGACCGGTACTTCTGTGTCACCAAACCACTTAGCTATCCAGTTAAGCGGACCACCAAAATGGCTGGCATGATGATTGCAGCTGCTTGGGTCTTATCATTTATCCTGTGGGCACCAGCAATCCTGTTTTGGCAGTTCATAGTGGGAGGCCGGACCGTGCCTGAAAAGGAGTGCTACATCCAATTTTTTTCCAATGCAGCTGTTACCTTTGGGACTGCAATAGCAGCATTTTATTTGCCAGTTATCATTATGATGGTCCTTTATTGGCAGATCtctagggcaagtaagagtcgtATCAAaaaggatcacaggaaaccttcTTCCAATCAGGACCCCATTTCCCCCAGCCTAGTGAGAGGCCAGATTGTAAAACCAGACAACAATAATGTGAGtgctgaagaagaagaacaaggttCAAATCTGAATCAGAACCAGCACCTCTTAAGTCAACATCAGAACAAGTTACAGAATGGCAAAGCCCCATCTTCGGCTGAAGGAGAATGTGGTAATAAAAGTATGCAAAACTGTTCTCAGAATGAGGAAAAGGAGAGCTCAAATGACTCTACCTCTCTCAGTGTTGTTGCTACTAATACAAAAGATGAAGAGATGGTAGTTGATCTCAAAGAAACATCCTGCGTTCCAAGTCAGCAACCTACACGACACAGAGCAAAAGCAGAGGGCTCAAAGCTCACTTGTATTAAAATTGTTACCAAATCTCCAAAAGGAGACTGTTGTCCAACTAATACCACAATAGAGATTGTCCCTGGAGCAGAGAAACAAAATTTAGTAGCTCGTAAGATTGTGAAAATAACTAAGCAACCCccgaagaaaaaaaagaatcccCCATCCAGGGAGAAAAAAGTAACAAGGACCATACTTGCTATTCTGTTAGCATTTATTGTCACCTGGACACCCTACAATGTGATGGTGCTTATCAACACCTTCTGTTCTAGTTGTGTACCCAACACCGTTTGGACCATTGGCTACTGGTTGTGTTACATCAATAGCACCATTAATCCAGCCTGCTATGCCCTGTGTAATGCAACATTTAAAAAGACCTTTAAACATCTCCTACTCTGCCAGTATAAGAACATCGGAGCTGCCAGATAG